The following coding sequences are from one Nicotiana tabacum cultivar K326 chromosome 1, ASM71507v2, whole genome shotgun sequence window:
- the LOC107784578 gene encoding uncharacterized protein LOC107784578 — MIGRCVSAQSSKPNELKFQTLNGIQELAETRRFKAWFLDQFGVLHDGKQPYPGAISTLEKLATYGAKMVIVSNSSRRASTTLEKLRSLGFDPSLFIGAITSGELTHQYLQRRDDAWFASLGRSCIHMTWSDRGAISLESLGLEVVENAQGADFILAHGTEALGLSSGAALPMKLDDLEKILEQCATKKIPMVVANPDFVTVEVRALRVMPGTLAATYEKLGGEVKWMGKPDKIIYKSAMKMAAEDASDCIAIGDSLHHDIKGANAAGIASAFITCGIHATELGLDKFGEVADDNSIHALALQNNAHPTYVIPSFTW, encoded by the exons ATGATTGGAAGATGCGTATCAGCTCAATCATCAAAGCCAAACGAGCTAAAATTTCAAACTTTGAATGGAATTCAAGAGCTAGCTGAAACTCGCCGATTCAAG GCATGGTTTCTGGATCAGTTTGGAGTCCTTCATGATGGGAAACAACCTTATCCTGGTGCCATTTCGACAT TGGAAAAGTTGGCAACTTATGGTGCAAAGATGGTAATCGTTAGTAATTCTTCAAGAAGAGCATCTACAACCCTGGAAAAATTGAGGAGCCTTGGATTTGATCCATCACTCTTTATTGGTGCCATTACCAGTGGAGAATTAACACATCAGTATCTTCAAAG GAGAGATGACGCTTGGTTTGCCTCCTTGGGAAGATCATGTATTCACATGACTTGGAGTGACAGGGGTGCTATATCTCTTGAG AGCCTCGGACTAGAAGTTGTGGAAAATGCTCAGGGAGCCGATTTTATTTTGGCTCATGGAACTGAAGCCTTGGGGCTTTCTTCTGGAGCCGCACTTCCCATGAAACTTGATGATCTTGAAAAAATACTGGAGCAGTGTGCTACTAAAAAAATTCCCATGGTGGTAGCAAATCCTGATTTTGTAACTGTTGAGGTTAGGGCTCTGCGTGTTATGCCCG GAACATTGGCGGCCACATATGAAAAACTTGGCGGTGAAGTAAAATGGATGGGTAAACCTGATAAG ATAATATACAAGTCAGCTATGAAAATGGCTGCTGAGGATGCCTCTGATTGTATTGCCATAGGAGACTCCCTCCACCATGATATCAAAGGTGCAAATGCAGCTGGAATTGCATCCGCATTTATTACATGTGGAATCCATGCTACTGAACTTGGACTTGACAAATTTGGAGAGGTCGCAGATGATAACTCTATACATGCTCTTGCCTTGCAAAACAATGCACATCCTACATATGTTATCCCTTCATTTACATGGTGA